A segment of the Panicum hallii strain FIL2 chromosome 1, PHallii_v3.1, whole genome shotgun sequence genome:
GTGCCACGGGGCAAAGGACGGATTCGATAAACCTCGAAGACTTTACTATGTTCCGTAGAACTGTCCTAACTTCGTCCAGCGGACTCAGAATCAAGGGCtgccagttttgttggaaagaGGACTCCAAATCCTACACCCTTGGAACGAAAACTAATAAGTAGTGGCGTGGATTAATTTTTTACCTGCAAAAATCTAAATTCCTCCTTAAAAACTGTCATGCCCAGTCCGGTTCTGGTTTCTGCTGTAACTTCAGTGGAGGATGAATTGGTCTCGGATTTTACCGGACCAGGGCAACAAATTCTCCAATTGCAATCACTGAACAAAGTAAAGCGCCACGCTGGCAGACAAAAGAAAATCACAAGCAGACATCGATTTGAATTGATGGTGCACAGAACTAAGAACGTCATAAGCATTACCCATCAGAGTAATTTCTTATATGATGAAACGGCTACACATAGCACTCGTGTCACTGGCTGGCAGGACCCGAATCTGAAGAGCTCATGGGCAGCCTGCCAGCAACAGAGCTACACATAGCCATCACAGAATGACACCAAGCTGCAGCATTGCATTCCTCTTCGTTCTGTATTGCACAGCTCATTAGCTTCCTCAGGATTGTGTGGGACTGGGCGAGACGCAGCAGAACCATTTCTTCTGCAGATTGGAGAGAACACACCGCCAGGGTTATCGATCGGTGACTAGCACAGGAATGCCCAAAAAAAATTACGAGATGGGTATGCGTACCGATGCGTTGTTCCTGGAGTTGTAGGAGGTCACCTTGTCGGCCCTGGAGTCCTTCATGTCCGCCGACCTGTTGCTGATGTGGCCTTGGCCTTTGGCCGGGGGGGCTTTCTTCTCATCCCTGGCTTTGCTGAAGATAACCGTGAACCCGTCGGCGGAGGCCGGGTTGTTGACGTCCCATTCGCCGAACTTGGGTAGAGTGCGGCCGGTGTCGTCCTTCACAGACATCATGCAAGCTGATCAGCACAGCTATGGATGCTAATGCGAATGTCTAATGCTATCCTCTCCTGATTAGagcatcgagttcatcattgttTTGCTCCGAGGAGTCATTGTTCCTGTCGATCTATCGCGATGGGGGAAATGGAAGACAAATTGTGCGGCTAAAGTTTGCAGAAATTCAGAGAGCTGATGATCACATGTTCACCCCCAATGTGAACATCTGTTCCTGAGTTTCTCCGCCGTATGCATCATTTGCCAATGGGATTGCTCATATCAAAATCCGAGGGATCAGGCGTTATTGTTCCTTATGTTtaacaatttgaattcaaagagCTAGACAGATGCCGCATTGAAAAAGGACAGCAAGGAGACTTGCACTCACCGACATGATGATACCGCAGTTCCCTTCAGCCGGAGTCGCCCAGAAAATTTTGCCCTCTCTTGTGATCCGTCGCGCTAGAGTTTGTGGGGCAAAATTTTCCCCGGAATGAGAGGTGAAGGGTTGGCCACAGACAACAGGACGCGACGGAGCGGAGCGCAACGGCGGAGCCTCCGGCGCGTAGTCTCATCTTATATACCTATTCATGGCATGTTTTGCATGCAGCGGCTGCCTAAAATTAATCAGCTTTTTAAACGATTTTCCGCTCTCCTTTTTTGGTTCGTTTCGTTTCGGCAAAGCCAGGGGCGCTGGCGAGCTGTTCATCCAGCCGCGCTCTGCCCTGCTGgccagggagagagagagggccgGGATGGTGGATGGGCCGCTTGGTTGGGTTGGGCTTCGGCGCCGCTCCGCCGGCGTGGGAAATGGCCCCGTGGCTAAACGGCCCGGTGAGTTTGGAATTTGAGATAGCGTTCATCACCTGCTATTTCATGTTCAAATGTCAGTGTAGGATGTACTGCGAATTGTACATATGTGTCGCGGCATGCGCCAGAGGGAGCACGCTACCCGTCGCACGCGCCGCGTGCATGGAGGCGGCGTGGGCAAGAAACGGACGACCCCGCCTCGTTGCCGCTCCCCGCCGTGTCCctctcgacggcggcggcacggcccGCGGGCCTCGGCACGCTCGAGTTCGTCCGGGCAGGACACGAGCATTAGCGCGTAGGCCGCGCACTCTCGGGACTGGGAGGATCGACGTCGTCGATCGGCAGTGCGGCACGGCCACCCAGCGCGTGCTCCGGCAAGCGGCCAAGTGGCAGCGACCGGGACCGGGAGCGACCGCGAGAGCTGATGTCGCCTCCTCCACGCTGCTCCCGGCGGAGCGTCAACAAaacacctcgccgccgttgcattccctttttcttttttgaaaacCGGTGTTAATTCAATAATTTCAATCGGAATAAGTGAAACGTGCACGACACAGCCATACATATAGCGAGAGGGCATCAGCTTCTGCAGCGATTTCTATTACGGAGACGGGGACGGCATTTTTGTGCCCGTAGAAGCTAGCACGCCTCCTGGATCGTCCTGTCCATCTCAAAGGGGGGCCAAGGGCAAATAGGAAACTAAAAGCGTTCACTTAGCAAAGAAGATACTCGTCGATCATAGTCACAAACTTCCGCGGAGACAAAGCAACACGCAGCGTACAAGAGATCTGCTCGGGGGTGTTTGGTTCCAAGAATTAAATTTTAGACcctaattagaaatattaaatatagattaattataaaattaattgtatagATGGAGATTAATTTgcgagataaatctattaagcATAATTAGTCCAATAATAcggtgctacagtaaatatgtggtaatgatggattaattaggtttaatagattcgtctcgtgaattagcctccatccgtgtaattagttttataattacctTATATTTAGTCTTTTTAGTTAATATTCGAAGATTCGATGTGACGAGGACTGAACTTTAGTTTAGACCCTCTTGTACTGTGTAGAAATCCCCGGTGCAGACCAAATCCACCGCGCCCAACACACAACCAGACAGCTAAGGCGAAAGCTCAGTAGTGCATGCGCGCAGAATTTCCACGGGAGGAACAATGCGGCAGCCTGGCAGGGATTATGAACTGCATAGATAGTAATGTTTATGCATTCACATCAATTTCAATTTCCTCCTATACGTCGCCCTGTTCATCGGTTTCACAAAACCAGCTGCCGGACCGTGCCCAAATCAGTTAGAACCGCCGTCCTGGATGTTTAACACGGGTTGGATCGGAACCAGTCTAAATCCGGAGAAAACAAGGTCCCATTAACCGGTTTGCGAGTTTACCTGGGAGCCCCGTCCAACCTGGTGACTGCACAAATTAACGagttaaaaaaaaaagacgACGGCGGCAGCGATGAAACCACCATGGTTCAATTCCCTAACCCCGTTCTCTCTAATCTGGCGCCGGTAAGCAAACAAACCATGCTCGCCTTCCCTCAACTTGTTTCTCTCCGATTTGGCGCCGGCAGGAGGATGCAGAGCAGCCAAGCCATGGCGGCGGAGCTTCtgtccggcggcggcagcgagaCGCCGCCAGCGAGCACCTCGTGTTCTTGGAGGCCGCCGCGACGGGCTCCGCAGCCTTGAGCTCTTCACGTTCATTTCGTCCCACCACCGCGGCGTGCGGAGTCGCAGTCGACCAAGCCATTCGTCGCGAGCGCCGCGGCCTTGCTAAGGAAGACGACGTCTCTCTAGTGTCATCTCGTATAGCTCACGCCAGACTTCACAAAGCTGCCAGGGCCGACGACCAAGGTGCCCCGTGTCCAACCCGTGATAACTGCTTAGACCAGCCAGCCCTACCCAGTCCGGTATAGTTTTCAAGCCGTCACAACCCATGTTAAACTAAGCCGCACCAGACCGATATTTTTTCGTTGGCTTGGGCCGGAAACAAACCAGAGACCGTTAAAACCGGACCATGAACAGGGCGACCTATACGTATGCTTTGTTACAGTGCTGTAGCCTGTAGAAGGTTGGAGTTCAGTTTTTTGCTTCTGGATTTTCTCTTCTTGGGTAGAAGATCCTTAATCTCATACTGTAAGGTTTTTTCTTAAGAACAACGGCAAGTCTGTTTCTTTTGTTAATTTTGTGATTGAACAAATCAAGACAAAAGTTGAGAGAAATACCAAATGTGGTCCGGAAAAGCAAAAGGTGGTCAAAATCAAGAGCAATCAAAGTTTCTGACTATCAAAAGCAGAGTATTTGCTTAGTGTTTGTTTACACGTTCAGTAAGTTGGACAATAGTAATTCAATTGTGATGCCGATTTTTGATGTCTCGTACACTCGTTCCCTTTCCAGCTTGATGTTTTCCTCTATCTTTTTACCAAGGATTTTAGCTATCAGCTTTTACCATTTCAGTTTGATGGAAGGGAAAAACAATGTGTCGGTGCCACTTTATATTTGGAAATTAAGTAGCCGGTGAGAAAAAAATGGCATGCAAACAACTGTCTGCTTGTTTAAATGACAAGTTTTAGTGACAGGAGGTAGTCTCTGATAAAGGTTTATGTATGAAAAAATGCACATCCAAAAGTCAATTTGCAATCCAAGTATCCAGATTTTGTTTCTATAGACATGGCTTCATAAAGCAGAGAAACATGCAATTTCTCTTAATGCAAGATGCATTATAATCTTAATTTGCAAACGCAGGATGTATTGATGCCATTTCTAACATGTCCCAAAAACTCAGGCTTAAGCACCAAGGGTAAATAGAATGGAAAACTCTATTATTGCCAGTCAAGAAAATCAAAACCACCACCAAGAGTGGTCTGTTAGGAATACTGTTGTGGCACGTACACGAAAGCAGCAATAATGGAATACTGCTATTGCACCTGGTACACAGGAATTCCACCATTGGAAAACCCATCTTATTCCACCATCCATTCGTCTACTCATCAGGGGAGCTCAACACCTCAGCCGGGGTGACCGGGACTCCATCGTCgtactcgccttcttcgtcaTCGCTGATCTTCCCCAGCGGCGACGAGAAGTCAAGCCGCATCCCCTGCATAACATCCTCATAGGACTCATCCAGATCCTGGGAGGTCAACTGGTGGTACTCCACCAGCTGCATCAGGCTCTGGTTCTCCCTCGTCAGGTTGGCGTTCTCCTGCGCCAGCCGCGACTTCTCTGCGAGTAAAGCCTCCAATTGCAGTCTCACCTGTACAAGGTTATGCAAGTGAGTTACTAGCCAAGCAAGAACATCCACAAATGCCATCCCAAGATACTAACAAGTCCATCATAAGACGAAATGTAGCACAAGATGTAGCAATCAGCCTGTCTATTTTATTACCAGGTCATCTTCTTCAGGGGCAGCTCCGTTGTCATATCCCTCTCGGAGTCTCTTGTTCTCCTCCTCAAGCAAACCGCACCTCTCCTGCATGAAATGCAGCTCCGACTTGATGTTCTTGAGCTCCCTTGCGAGCGCAGCTGCTCTGCTTGCCATTGAAACTGCCAGCTGCAGATCCAACACGAAATCGAGCAACAGTCAGCCACAGAAACCACATGAGAAAAAGGAAATTTTGTAGGCAACCTACATTTCTGGCCCGCTTCAGGTTAGTGCTCTGCGCGACCTCCGCGGAGGCCTGCGCACCCCCCGTCCCCCGCCGCAGTTTGACGCCTGCGGTTTCCTCTGCATCAGAACCAGCCGCCGCTTCCTTTCCGGCGGCTGGAGAATCGCCATCCAGACCCGCGGCCTCCAACGAGTCGCCACACAGCCGCTTTGCCTTTGGCTCCTCTACCTCCTCATCTACGCCGGCGCTGCGCTCGCATTCCCTCGCCTGAGAAGAGCACGTGGCCAGAGCACTCACTCCCTGGCAAAAATCACAGGGCACCATCAAATCTCTAGAAATATATCCTCGATTTCTGAAGTCAGTGAAGCTGGGTGGGCTCCGAAAGTCCGGACCTTCTGCGCGGCGGTGAGGGTGTCGGAGAGCTGCGCCAGCGACGCGGCGACGGAGTCCAGGCCACGGACGAGCATCAGCGAGTCCTCCCGGAGGCGCTTCCCCCGCTCGGACTCCACCCCGCGCTGAGCCGATCCCGAATCATGATACAGAGCAACTCAAAATCAGATTCAATCccacaaaaaaagaaaaaggaatcaTCAGAGACAAGCAATCaccttggcggcggcggctggtggtGGGAGCACGTGGCGGTCGTCGAGGATGGTGTCGACGCGGGTGCGGAGGCGGTCCCAGAACCGCCGGTCGTCGGAGGCGGGGCTGGCGAGCGCCACGGTGGCAGAGTCCATGGGACGCGAGATGCACTGCTCAAGGGCAAGGGGAGCGGGCAACGGCTACTTTTTGATTCGCGGGTCGGAGTCTCggagagaggaagaggggggAGTGGGGGAGAAGAGCTTTAAATCGGGGGCGGCTTAGCAACGGTCGAATCGGATAGGAAAGGAatagctgcggcggcggcgggctggtgAGATCAACGGTCAGAGATGCCCCGTGTCATTTACTACGGTTGATCAACAGCCGGGGCATCTTGTTAGTGCATTTATTAGTATACGATTAAAGTCTACTATAAGTTTTGTTCTAAACTAAACTGCTATAATTTTTTATTATGTTTTCGACAAATATATTAACATATGCGGGTATCTAATAAATGCAGTAACAAGATAATTTCTTTCTTATAAACTTTGTCAAACTTTAAAATTTTTGACTTAGAATAAAGCACATAAAAAATAGAATACTATTGTAGCACCTAGTTTATCCAGCCAGTAGATGCTTCAGACATCAAGCTTCTCCAGTCAGCCAACTTATTAGAAAAGGTCATAGAAGGAAGCTATACGTACTGATGAGGTGCTCATTTCTCTAGGTGTATTGTTTGGGTTGCTATTATCTCTTTGGGCACATGTATTCCTAAAAATAATTGATAGAATTCTATCCatatatttcaaaaataaaGTTAATGATGAGTTTTGCACAAATCCAGGAATCCAATTCTCTAAGATTATCGCATGGAACCTTGACTTTTATAAACGTGGTAAATGAACGCTCTCAGACACAATATCACATGCACAAACTCACTCGGACATGTGAATGCCTACGGAAGATCAAATTTTGAAATTTACTATATCATCATATATATCTCATTATTGAGGGACGCATATAGCCATATCAGCGACACATACAATATATCAATAGTGATATATTTTTAAAGGGAGGAGGTACAACCATCTATACTAAGGGACCAACGCGTTCCGCGGGATCGGCATGGTCCAAGGTATGCTGCTCCAGCAGGGAGGCGAcgagggccggggctggcgaTGGTGGCAGCAACCCTCAGCGGCTCAGCCCCCAGGCAGCAGGGAGGCGGCGAGAAGGGCCCCCCACGGCAACAGCTAGGTGGCGAGGAGGGGGCCGGCCGAGGGCGCCCCCACGAGCAAGGGGGAGGAGAGGGGCGGTGCTcggcgcggggaggaggggagcggCGCTGGGAAAAGGTTAGGAGGGGGTTCGCGTTCTgcaggaggaggcggtggcggccagGAGAGGAGACACGCTCGagaggggagaggagggaggcgcTGAGGATAAGGTTAGCGAGTGGGTGGAGAAACAAAGGAAACGTTTCTTTACGGGTGATATTGGTGGATAATTTCATCCAAACTTCATATCTAGTTTCGTATATTTGATGGTTCTGAAGTTGTAAAAGAGGTGCTTCAAAACAAGTCTATTTAAATTATAGTTTCATGAAGTTTTGGAGTTAGGATATTTGGCTATAAAATTTTTGAAGTTGGTGGAGTTCAGCTTCAGAGCCATGCCAAACAGACCCTAGAGGGATGAGCATATCTATTTATAATTTGCAAGAATTAATTAAGTTTTGATCTTAATTAACTTAATTATGGCGGTTTGCTAAGGAGTTCTCATAAACCTGTTCTTCGGAGGAGGACATGACGGAGACTTTTTTAAAGGTATTTTTATTTGTGAAAACTCACGTGTTGCCGAACCAGCAAGACTTTCTACAAAATGCGACATCAAACAAACAACCTACATTCTACTTGTTAAGTAGTTTTTTCTTCACTATATTGTGGTGAGCAGTTCTAGAGACCCTACGCCGTCGAgctaagagagagagagagagcattCAATAGAAAGCTTACCAAGCTAGAGCCGCAAAAATCAAAGATACAAAAGGAGAGGTTTAAAGTAAAGCGTTTACAACAGAGAGTAAAAGAAAGGTATAGAAAATAATTTGTGgcttgccaaaaaaaaaaagacttgGCATGCAAGCTTGATTAGTTTGACTTTATGCCTCCCGTGCAAAGAGACAAAGTGACACTGTTCAAGTGGCCAACTCACGACACAAAGTGCTTGTCCAAAATATATAAATGAAGTAGACTTATGTTGTGTATTCAGATCGTCGGGCTTTGTTTGTTTCTATAACGAAGAGCTAGATTGAAGTAGCATCTGAATTGCTATTTTTCTATGTGCTAGCTTATTAACCCGTGCTCCAGCACGgactaattagaattaatataaaaataaataattataattatctatctcacaCCCTCTTTCATCTATCaaatattctaacacatactttaaaatacatatttatcattatctagCTGCAACagattttattttgcatcacacttgatatatatttaattgaactaTTTGTTTGTGAATTATtattcttatctcttccatcatacatgaatacatcgtgacacatatcgtgggtagttttttatataaatagtaatattaataatgatagaaatagtaatttagaattttatattggtgcactttaatattttattataattatataatttagatttagatttaggggttactttaacttttaataatggAATAATc
Coding sequences within it:
- the LOC112879033 gene encoding protein NOI4-like, coding for MSDDTGRTLPKFGEWDVNNPASADGFTVIFSKARDEKKAPPAKGQGHISNRSADMKDSRADKVTSYNSRNNASKKWFCCVSPSPTQS
- the LOC112874919 gene encoding uncharacterized protein LOC112874919; translated protein: MDSATVALASPASDDRRFWDRLRTRVDTILDDRHVLPPPAAAAKRGVESERGKRLREDSLMLVRGLDSVAASLAQLSDTLTAAQKGVSALATCSSQARECERSAGVDEEVEEPKAKRLCGDSLEAAGLDGDSPAAGKEAAAGSDAEETAGVKLRRGTGGAQASAEVAQSTNLKRARNLAVSMASRAAALARELKNIKSELHFMQERCGLLEEENKRLREGYDNGAAPEEDDLVRLQLEALLAEKSRLAQENANLTRENQSLMQLVEYHQLTSQDLDESYEDVMQGMRLDFSSPLGKISDDEEGEYDDGVPVTPAEVLSSPDE